From the genome of Ziziphus jujuba cultivar Dongzao chromosome 6, ASM3175591v1, one region includes:
- the LOC132799258 gene encoding disease resistance protein RML1B-like, which translates to MPTAFSKTYHLRFLRMNFDDRFVFKSIVSEKSGWAPYNKMILPFEGIEYLSDELRYFQWDLYLSKYLPSNFSPKNLVELVMRESQLVELPWNEDQPIGKLKKIDLSYSEHLIQIPNLCRAINIESINLRGCKSLAQVPSCFKKLDKLQLLDLTDCISLKDGIENLPMNIRKLRLGGTAIEVVPSSIGCLVDLEYLDLSGCKNLKHGIENLPLNIVDLRLSWTAIKSIVLIIWSLESLQIRFDVLQKSGRCTKYFDGYR; encoded by the exons ATGCCTACAGCATTCTCAAAAACGTACCATCTTCGATTTCTTAGAATGAATTTTGATGATAGATTTGTCTTTAAAAGCATAGTCTCAGAGAAATCAGGATGGGCTCCTTACAATAAAATGATTCTTCCTTTTGAAGGTATTGAGTATCTTTCTGATGAGCTAAGATATTTTCAATGGGATTTATACCTTTCAAAATATTTGCCATCAAATTTTAGTCCTAAGAATCTTGTAGAACTTGTTATGCGTGAGAGCCAACTTGTGGAGCTACCTTGGAATGAAGATCAG CCCATTGGGAAGTTAAAGAAAATCGATCTTAGTTATTCTGAGCACCTTATTCAAATACCAAATTtgtgtagggctataaatattGAAAGTATAAATCTTCGAGGTTGTAAAAGTTTGGCTCAAGTTCCTTCATGTTTTAAGAAGCTGGATAAGCTTCAGCTACTAGATTTGACTGATTGCATTAGTCTGAAAGATGGCATAGAAAATCTTCCGATGAATATAAGGAAGTTAAGATTGGGTGGAACAGCAATAGAAGTGGTGCCCTCATCAATTGGGTGTCTTGTAGATCTTGAATATTTAGATTTGAGTGGCTGTAAGAATCTGAAACATGGCATAGAAAATCTTCCATTGAATATAGTGGATTTAAGATTGTCCTGGACAGCAATAAAAAGTATTGTCCTCATCATTTGGTCTCTTGAATCCCTACAGATTAGATTTGATGTCTTGCAGAAATCTGGAAGATGTACAAAATATTTCGATGGGTATAGGTGA